The proteins below are encoded in one region of Deltaproteobacteria bacterium:
- a CDS encoding GNAT family N-acetyltransferase — translation MSRVRVRPLTARDQPEVLARLERAARLNLYLIDLALRMTEQTPGGARSELLGAFRDEALIGVASVHPSLVLDATAEPAALAAFFPHLGAVANGLVKSTEQVVTPLYEWLENHGRQILLDRIEHAFALDASGAKLPQAPRDVIVRSAETEDLPALIEASRASLLEEDRPDPTESDPGGFRRWVAGRVKQAVVAEERGRVGFVGYADVQCARGWLVQGVYTWPSFRRRGLARVGVAEICRRAFAAGAEHVQLAVVDGNAAAIALYEQLGFVRFARLRTVLFG, via the coding sequence AGCGCGCCGCGCGCTTGAATCTCTACCTGATCGATCTCGCGCTGCGCATGACCGAGCAAACGCCGGGGGGCGCGCGCAGCGAGCTGTTAGGGGCGTTTCGTGACGAGGCGCTGATCGGGGTCGCGAGCGTGCATCCGTCGCTCGTGCTGGATGCGACCGCGGAGCCCGCGGCGCTCGCGGCGTTCTTCCCGCATCTCGGGGCGGTGGCGAACGGGCTGGTGAAGAGCACCGAGCAGGTGGTGACGCCGCTCTATGAGTGGCTCGAGAATCACGGGCGCCAGATTCTGCTGGACCGCATCGAGCACGCGTTCGCGCTCGATGCTTCCGGCGCGAAGCTGCCGCAGGCGCCGCGCGACGTGATCGTGCGGAGTGCGGAGACGGAGGATCTGCCCGCATTGATCGAGGCTTCGCGGGCGAGCTTGTTGGAGGAGGATCGGCCGGACCCGACCGAGTCGGATCCGGGCGGGTTTCGGCGCTGGGTGGCGGGGCGCGTGAAGCAGGCCGTGGTGGCGGAGGAGCGCGGGCGCGTCGGGTTCGTCGGGTATGCGGATGTGCAATGTGCGCGGGGGTGGCTCGTTCAGGGCGTGTACACGTGGCCGTCGTTCCGGCGGCGCGGGCTGGCGCGCGTGGGCGTGGCGGAGATCTGCCGGCGCGCGTTCGCGGCGGGGGCGGAGCATGTGCAGCTGGCGGTGGTGGACGGGAATGCGGCGGCGATCGCGCTGTATGAGCAGCTCGGGTTCGTGAGGTTCGCGCGACTGCGGACGGTGCTGTTCGGGTAG
- a CDS encoding helix-turn-helix transcriptional regulator, whose amino-acid sequence MARPFKELRDRMSAAARARVRNRVRASLRAMRLAELRQEVSGLTQSEVAELMEVTQGAISQLEQREDVLLSNLAAYVRALGGTLELVARFPKAEVRVAGFAGTASATDDRIGLPEGSKRAAVTPSRRQARSRSRKRART is encoded by the coding sequence ATGGCACGTCCGTTCAAGGAACTGCGCGACCGCATGAGCGCGGCGGCGCGCGCGCGGGTGCGCAACCGCGTGCGCGCGAGCTTGCGCGCAATGCGGCTCGCGGAGCTACGGCAGGAGGTGTCGGGGCTGACGCAAAGCGAGGTCGCCGAGCTGATGGAAGTGACGCAGGGCGCGATCTCGCAGCTCGAGCAGCGCGAGGACGTACTGCTCAGCAACCTCGCCGCCTACGTCCGCGCGCTGGGCGGCACGCTCGAGCTGGTCGCTCGCTTCCCGAAGGCGGAAGTGCGCGTCGCGGGGTTCGCGGGGACCGCGAGCGCAACCGACGATCGCATCGGACTCCCGGAGGGTTCCAAGCGCGCCGCCGTGACACCTAGTCGGCGCCAAGCCCGCAGCCGTTCACGCAAACGGGCGCGCACGTAA
- a CDS encoding 1-acyl-sn-glycerol-3-phosphate acyltransferase, with amino-acid sequence MTNAELPRVRAANPSVLDPATAMTPRFQILFRWFARRFFAHLDIDDETVAKLRDAEAKGAVVYVMRYASRLDYFLFNTLFAREGLRLSSYANGIAYWYYRPWWRSVPAFLLRALRGWRGADPVKRGREDLRRVVAAGESSFLFLRTARLAALLRSPQEAIERAHRELELIDELADLAAEGKPVHVVPLALFWSKGPRAERRFLNLYRGASARPGDLAKITSFLLTYRELSIKTGDPVDVASFLAHEGGTRDAQVRRLRRKMLQFVSAEERVAEGPVLRPRHKVQEAVLSDPGVQEAIEARAQSGSSREAARAEAERAFAEIAANMSSTVIAALAALVSWIFGRLFTRIETRGLERVADHARRHPVVLVPSHRSYFDFLILSWFFYNNYVVPPHIAARENMGFGPFGFLFRRAGAFFLRRDFSDPVYKAVFRAYVMHLVREGFTQEFFIEGGRSRTGKTLAPRMGMLAWNVQGFVDSGRRDLFFVPVAISYERLVEEGAMVSELEGGAKQQESMAGLVRARSVLKRNFGSVHVNFAEPVSLAEVLAGRGELWKRGDEVEPERRAIVEGLGRELVERINCGMVATATNVAAAALLGEPHRGLFRRQLAARMTQIVALLRMQNVTLTDALEADVENGFNDSIDFMLRLGMVRRELDLRGELIYFDESQRRALDVYRNGIYHALAAPSLIARRLLESSVTEAELRAEVSFWLELLDVEWFAPRAEIQQQQFGEFLAAFLQDAVVEREGGPLRVSETGRSLLTFLAEQTRSVLEAYYVAFCTFENVTEPLTAKALEKASETYHSRAQLLGEVRRPEGWNPVTFGNALELMAQRGVLARVKSDAREAAYGRGPAFGELAGLRARLAAELASG; translated from the coding sequence ATGACGAACGCCGAGCTGCCCCGCGTTCGCGCGGCGAATCCGAGCGTGCTCGATCCCGCGACGGCGATGACGCCGCGCTTCCAGATCCTGTTCCGTTGGTTCGCGCGGCGCTTCTTCGCTCATCTCGACATCGACGACGAGACGGTCGCGAAGCTGCGCGATGCGGAGGCGAAGGGCGCGGTCGTGTACGTGATGCGGTACGCGAGCCGCCTCGACTACTTCCTGTTCAACACGCTGTTCGCGCGCGAGGGACTCCGCCTCTCCTCGTACGCCAACGGCATCGCGTACTGGTACTACCGCCCGTGGTGGCGCTCGGTGCCCGCGTTCCTGTTACGGGCGCTGCGCGGTTGGCGCGGCGCCGACCCGGTGAAGCGCGGGCGGGAGGACTTGCGGCGCGTCGTCGCGGCGGGCGAGTCGAGCTTTCTGTTCCTGCGCACCGCGCGCCTCGCGGCGCTCTTGCGGAGCCCGCAGGAAGCGATCGAGCGGGCGCACCGCGAGCTCGAGCTGATCGACGAGCTCGCCGATCTCGCGGCCGAGGGCAAGCCCGTGCACGTCGTGCCGCTCGCGCTCTTCTGGAGCAAAGGTCCGCGGGCGGAACGGCGCTTCTTGAACCTCTATCGCGGCGCCTCTGCGAGGCCCGGCGATCTCGCGAAGATCACGTCGTTCCTGCTCACGTACCGCGAGCTCTCGATCAAGACGGGCGATCCGGTCGACGTCGCGTCGTTCCTCGCCCACGAGGGCGGCACGCGCGACGCGCAGGTGCGGCGGCTGCGGCGCAAGATGCTGCAGTTCGTCTCCGCCGAGGAGCGCGTGGCCGAGGGGCCGGTGCTGAGGCCGCGGCACAAGGTGCAGGAAGCGGTGCTCTCCGACCCCGGCGTGCAGGAAGCCATCGAGGCGCGCGCGCAGAGCGGCAGCTCGCGCGAGGCGGCGCGCGCGGAGGCGGAGCGCGCCTTCGCCGAGATCGCCGCGAACATGTCCTCCACCGTGATCGCGGCGCTCGCGGCGCTCGTGTCGTGGATCTTCGGGCGCCTCTTCACGCGCATCGAGACGCGCGGGCTCGAGCGCGTGGCCGATCACGCGCGTCGGCATCCGGTGGTGCTCGTGCCGAGCCACCGCTCGTACTTCGACTTTCTGATCCTCTCCTGGTTTTTCTATAACAACTACGTCGTGCCGCCCCACATCGCGGCGCGCGAGAACATGGGTTTCGGCCCGTTCGGCTTCCTGTTCCGCCGCGCCGGCGCGTTCTTCCTGCGCCGCGATTTCAGCGACCCCGTCTACAAGGCCGTGTTCCGCGCCTACGTGATGCACCTCGTGCGCGAGGGCTTCACGCAAGAGTTCTTCATCGAGGGCGGCCGCTCGCGCACGGGCAAGACGCTCGCGCCGCGCATGGGCATGCTCGCGTGGAACGTGCAGGGCTTCGTCGACAGCGGGCGCCGCGATCTCTTCTTCGTGCCCGTCGCGATCTCTTACGAACGCCTCGTCGAAGAGGGCGCGATGGTCTCGGAGCTCGAGGGCGGCGCGAAGCAGCAGGAGTCGATGGCCGGGCTCGTGCGCGCGCGCAGCGTGCTGAAGCGCAACTTCGGCAGCGTGCACGTGAACTTCGCGGAGCCCGTCTCGCTCGCGGAGGTGCTCGCGGGCCGCGGCGAGCTGTGGAAGCGCGGCGACGAGGTGGAGCCCGAGCGGCGCGCGATCGTCGAGGGGCTCGGGCGCGAGCTGGTCGAGCGCATCAACTGTGGCATGGTGGCGACCGCGACGAACGTGGCTGCGGCCGCGCTGCTCGGCGAGCCGCACCGCGGGCTCTTTCGCAGGCAGCTCGCGGCGCGCATGACGCAGATCGTCGCGCTCTTGCGCATGCAGAACGTGACGCTCACCGACGCGCTCGAAGCCGACGTCGAGAACGGCTTCAACGACTCGATCGACTTCATGCTGCGGCTCGGCATGGTCCGCCGCGAGCTCGACCTGCGCGGCGAGCTGATCTACTTCGACGAATCGCAGCGCCGCGCGCTCGACGTCTACCGCAACGGCATCTACCACGCGCTCGCCGCGCCGAGCCTGATCGCGCGGCGGCTGCTCGAGAGCTCCGTCACCGAGGCGGAGCTGCGCGCGGAGGTCTCGTTCTGGCTCGAGCTGCTGGACGTCGAGTGGTTCGCGCCGCGCGCGGAGATTCAGCAGCAGCAGTTCGGCGAGTTCCTCGCCGCGTTCCTGCAGGACGCGGTGGTCGAGCGCGAAGGCGGCCCCCTGCGCGTGAGCGAGACCGGCCGCTCGCTGCTCACGTTCCTCGCGGAGCAGACGCGCAGCGTGCTCGAGGCTTATTACGTCGCCTTCTGCACATTCGAGAACGTGACGGAGCCCCTCACCGCGAAGGCCCTCGAGAAAGCGAGCGAGACCTATCACTCGCGCGCGCAGCTACTCGGCGAGGTGCGGCGGCCAGAAGGCTGGAACCCCGTCACGTTCGGCAACGCGCTCGAGCTGATGGCGCAGCGCGGTGTGCTCGCGCGTGTGAAGAGCGACGCGCGCGAGGCCGCGTATGGGCGCGGCCCGGCGTTCGGCGAGCTCGCGGGCCTGCGCGCTCGTCTGGCAGCGGAATTGGCCTCTGGGTAA
- a CDS encoding SDR family NAD(P)-dependent oxidoreductase has product MGLLDGKVALVTGAGGGLGREHALAMAREGAKVVVNDLGGARDGSGSGGHSMADQVVAEIKAAGGQAVAQYDSVATVEGGERIVKAAIDAFGKLDICVNNAGILRDKSLTNTTEDMWDIVNQVHLKGTYCVTRPAFTHMKERGQGGVIINTSSTSGLNGNFGQSNYGAAKAGIWGFTRCVAIEGKKNRIRAYALAPIAHTRLTGDLAGFQDPSMQEKMNPKLVSPLVVFLASDLAADLTDKTFLVGGGRIAEMRMVTAPGVNKTDNGGLWSAEEVAARIKDIMLPG; this is encoded by the coding sequence ATGGGTCTTCTCGATGGCAAGGTCGCGCTCGTGACGGGCGCGGGTGGTGGTCTCGGTCGCGAGCATGCGCTCGCCATGGCGCGCGAGGGCGCGAAGGTGGTCGTGAACGATCTCGGCGGCGCGCGCGACGGCAGCGGCAGCGGCGGTCACTCGATGGCGGATCAAGTCGTCGCGGAGATCAAGGCGGCTGGCGGCCAGGCGGTGGCGCAGTACGACAGCGTCGCGACGGTCGAGGGCGGCGAGCGCATCGTGAAGGCGGCCATCGACGCGTTCGGGAAGCTCGACATCTGCGTGAACAACGCGGGCATCCTGCGCGACAAGTCGCTCACGAACACCACGGAAGACATGTGGGACATCGTGAACCAGGTCCACCTCAAGGGGACGTACTGCGTCACGCGGCCCGCCTTCACGCACATGAAGGAGCGCGGGCAGGGCGGCGTGATCATCAACACCTCGTCGACGAGCGGCCTGAACGGCAACTTCGGGCAGTCGAACTACGGAGCCGCGAAGGCCGGCATTTGGGGCTTCACGCGCTGCGTCGCGATCGAGGGCAAGAAGAACCGCATTCGCGCCTACGCGCTCGCGCCGATCGCGCACACGCGTCTGACCGGTGACCTCGCGGGCTTCCAGGATCCGTCGATGCAGGAGAAGATGAATCCGAAGCTCGTCTCGCCGCTCGTGGTGTTCCTCGCCAGCGACCTCGCGGCCGACCTCACCGACAAGACGTTCCTCGTGGGCGGCGGACGCATTGCGGAGATGCGCATGGTGACGGCGCCCGGCGTGAACAAGACCGACAACGGCGGCCTGTGGAGCGCCGAGGAAGTCGCGGCGCGCATCAAGGACATCATGCTGCCGGGTTGA